ATTTGATTCAAAATCGCTTAATTCCAAATCCATTTGATTGATTGCATTTGGTGTGACTCCTTCCTAAGCGGAAAAGTCGCCTAGCAACCACTGTCTGCATATGCAAATAGACGAAATGCTACTTCAATCgggcaataaattaacaaCTAGTACGTCCAAAGAGTATTTCATCGTTTTCTGCCATTCCTGCGGTCAGATACATCAGCAACATCGTCAAAGGCAACACGGCAGCGAagcattttggccagtttGTTTGATatcataaattacaatttaaattttataacgAAAACTAATTGGAGCGATGACGACAGACCCAAAAAGCTCTTTGAAGTGCTCGGTTGTGGCCCAGAGCGGCGGATGATGATGGTCGATAGGATAGGTATTTCGGTCTCTTAACCACAAAAAGCAGCCAAAGCAGACAAAAcagctgcaacagctgctgcttctggccAAAAGAGTCATAAAAACACGACTTGATGCGGTCAATCACATCCACTAccaatttttgtataattccACACCTCCACATGGAAAACCCAAGAACGAAGAACGAATCGCGTGGGCGGTGGGTTTATAGCGCTAACTTAAGCCGCTTGCTGTccaaaaaaccacaaaaataaaataaaagccagtGAGTTGGCCATAAGGCGTTCACActgaggcaaatcaaatcTAGATTCTAGATTCCAGAATCCAGAAATaaccatttgccattttaaagTTATCTGCTTTTGGTTGGCCATAGATCGGATGATAGTGTACTTTGGAAACTTGTTCTATATAACCATCGCCATTAAAGCTCAATCTGCATTTGGTTGCTTTGGGAATTTTATAGTAAAAGATACAAAACCAGTACGATTTGAAGAGAATAGAATGCGTGCCATTCGTATTGTCAGTTTGCCTGGGCATAATTAGTTTTAAGAACTATTCTAATCGTTTCTAAATGTTGCACTATTTCTTAGAATAAGTAGGTTTAGTAATATTCCACAGATCCCTGTTTTTCTCAGTGGTGAAGCCCCATTTTTCGACAAAATGAATGCGCCGAAAGTTTAACGTAAGACAAGtagctttgtttatatatttgtgtgcgtgtgtttgtagCTGCAGTAGGAGGCGGCTTttaagggggcgtggcaactACCGACACgctgcattgttttttttttgtcggcgCCAAATGCTTGCgcaaattaaaaagtaattgcTTGAGAAAAAGtcagaaacagaaaatatgcaacaaacagcggcagcatcagtggaagaagaagaagaacaagacGACGGCAACGACAACGAAGGAATGTGGCGTTGATGGCATCCAGGGGGAAAATCGAGTGGCTGAGAATGATGGGGCAAGCGGAGGTGGCTGGTGGCTCACAGTTTGGTGTAGTTGAAAGGTTTCAAGTTGCCagccaaaatgccaaaaagtcaTCAACTTATCGTTGTTGGCTCGGTTAAGGGCGAAGGTCGAAGGTCTAATGGCAAGGGCAATACGCAATGGATGTTTCGCCAAAACAATACAAGTAGAATGCAATATAAGTGCTGGCTTTTTCAGCGGCAATCCCGGAGAGAAACGCGCTCGGGGGAGCAATTAAATAGAAGTAAAAGTGATGAATCAAACACTGGCACTGGGCGAAAAGGAATTAGAGTGCTGGCGAAGCCATTAGTCCGGAAATGGTTGGACAGTTGGGCAAATGGAATGAGGTGGTGGAACTGCAAGGATCTGCGGCAATTCCCCGAGGATAAGCCAGAGTACAGCATGCTGCTCCCCAGTAAactcaatctcaatctcaatACCCGCTAGTTCAGAAGTACTTTCCTGTTACCTTCATACAAAATGATTatcgaaataaaaagaacTATCCGCAGATGACACTGATCTGAATGGAAAATGccccttttttttagcaaaaagTATAGTTGCTTTCAATTATATTGCATATCCTTTAAAATCGCTCGTCTTTTGTGCGTTCAATTTGCACGAGTGTCCTTTCAACATGCTCTCCGTCTCCATTAGACGAGTCCTTTTTGGTGCGCTCCACCGAGCACATAGTTTTTTATTCcccaaataaaatgaacacTCAAAAGCATTTCCACATGGCAAACAAAGGATGTAATTCAGCCTTATTAGGATTCCCAGAGCGAATTTCTTAAATTCCAGCCATTCAGCAGTGCAAATCACATCCACATAACCCGACCCCTCGCATGCAAATTAAGTACAGTCGCCGAGTTTTGCCACTACACAAAGGACACTCATTATGCACTTCcatgttctgttttttttttttttttaattttttgcacgACTCCTTTTAAATAgctaacttttatttttttttttctggctgcCACACACTTTAAGGCATCCGCCCAAccataaaaaaagaaatacggtaggcaaaaaacaaagcaatcgCAGCAAGCGAAATGGAAGCTGCCAGCATTTTATCACATTGAcacgccacgcccactctgcCCCCTGAAGAGGCAGATATGAGGGGGGGTGTGGCACAGAGCCGCAGTGTTGCGGTTATGCAATAAAATGTTGCATTTTGCTTTCGGTTTGCCAAACGCCTCGGCCAGAATAACCCAGAATGCAGGATGCTGCTGCGTgctgcatatgtatgtgcaacAACTTAACTGCCAACCGCTAGGTAACTCTTACTATTGCTGCTACTGTTCGCTACAACTGTTTCTtctgcactgcaagaaatggTTACACGGTCTTTTAGTTTATGCATACAAATACTAGTTAATACATAAGAAGCATAGTACATTAGCGTGATTGACTGCTAGCTAGTATTTTTTCGAAGTGCATTAGTGCCTTTGCAACTTAAGCTGGGGCAATTTGTTGCAAGTCAGTTGTGGGTGCCAGGGATTCCGAGTGAGCTCGTGGCTCCGTTTACACCTCTTCCCCCCCGGACACGTTAAATGCGCACAGCTGCCGGGATTACCAGGCGGAATTTGCAAATGTAAACGCAGCGAATTAGTCGCGCCCCGAACACACCGAACAGCCCtcggaaaagggaaaaacatgAACAACACCCTCACTTCGCCATTCaggacacactcacactcataCACTCACCCCTGAGGGCGAATAgtaaacatatgaaaatcacacacaaataaatgtaataaacaATGCAGCATCTCTCATCTCGATGAGGGTGGAGCGGGTCCGGTCCAGTCCAGTCAAAAATGCTAAGGTCAGGGGACACAGCCGAATCGGATGCCCCTTGGCTTCCTGGTTCTCCATGGCATCGATTGCAGCCTGCCAAAAAATTAACAGATGTCTCGCATTAGATGCGCTTCACTCGACCCCAGAGACCCGCGAGCGGCGAGCCAATGAGGCGCTTTAAGCCACAGTGGGCCACAGGTTGCCATTAAAtgcagaaaaaattaaattaattaaaatgaaagacacaaaataattaaatgaaataaagaaGGATTTGAACATGTAGAATGCCTATAAAAAGTTCAATATTATTCCTTTATCGTGTACAAAGTTTTGAAAGCTGTTCTAGCAAAATTTGAGTGAGTTTGAAATCTCTtacaatattataaatatttaaatttaagctgCAAAAAATCAGTTTCCAGCCACTGTGCACTGCGACCACTGCGGGTTAACCATGGAATGGAATTGGTAGCAATTTTTGGGCAAACGGAATCGAGACAAATCGCCAACGAATAAAGCAAATCGGAATAAAGCATTTTGGGCAAAGtggagtggaagtggaagtggggAACGGGGAAGCGCGAGATAAGCTGCCACACGGCAGCAGGtagaaaaatgtttgtgtttgtacTTCCATTTCCTTGTTCAATGTTTACTCTATCCGCTGGATACCATATTTTGTCGCACGACTTAGTTTCCTCAAGAGGAGGGTAATTCAAGATTACCCTATAattataaacaacaaattttcagCGAAATATGATATGCCGCCCGCAAAGcacacatttcatttataatgttagttttattcatttatttgtgcttaatttttgaaatatttaaaactctCTTAAATATAAAGTGAGTAGTATAACGTTTTCGGTGTCGCAAGCAAATCTTTTTTTCTTGTTATGCATATTGTTTGCCGCGCGATATTCGCTGTGTTCGTAAATCTTTGTGGATATTTGGAGCCGACTGATTCTCCAGTAGCCAAGTGGTCAGCTGGAGGAGATTGTGGAGTGGGGCGCTAGACAGATGGGCTGGGTGGGTAAATGGGACAGAATAGGAACAAGGACAGCCGGCGGCTGGAATTTCGCCcagacataaatattttttatcacTTTCCGAGCGCTCCATCTTTCCAGCAATCCTTGTCCTTGTGCCCCCGCGCTGTTTATTTCGTTGCATTTGTAATGAAGTCCGGACTCGGGATTCCGGCGGAGACTAATTCAAATTTAAGCcatagaaaattaattttttggctACCATCACAgccccatcccatcccatcccgtATTCCATCCAGCCAAAAATGCTTCGCGGTGGTTGCAAACGCTGATGGAAGAGCACGGAAAAGTAGACGGACAACTTTCGGCTTATTCAGCTTAGTAAGCTTCAAGGTCGATTAAGGGCCGTTGGCCATGGGTTAAAGAGTTTAGGGAAATTTTCTGGCCGGGATCTGGGGCGCTTTGTTCATGGAGATTTACCGACATTAGTTGGGAATCCCCAGACTAGAGTACCAAGCACTCGaatctaatttaaatatatgaaactCTCAATTGTTTACATTCTGAGTAGTAGGGGTTTCTGCTAAATGATAGAAAATAGCCCACTCCTAGTTAGTAGCTAGCAAATAACTAATACCTAGTAATTCCCTTTATTTTCCTTCTTCAAGCTAATCCTTTCCGCTTCAACTCGTTGGCCATTTCCAGCGGCAATTGTCAtgggattttccttttttctttctttttgccatAAGCCATAAATTAGTGCCGACCGACGTTCCGTTGAGTCTTTAAGCTGACCTTCGACCCCGCTCTCCATCAACtttgcaccacccacttttgggCTGGTCCACTCCCCCAACTTGGTTGGCTTTTGATTAATTCTGGATGAGGACAACAACGTGGACGTCAATGGTCCACGGAAAAGTTAATCGCTAGTAATTTATGGCCCTCCAAGGAGGCGTCTAGTTGGGCGTGGCAGTAAAGGTAAGGCGATCTGAAAGTAGTGCTAATACCGAATGGGGAACATCGCATGGGataatgatgacgatgatggtCGATGGGCGCTGGCCAAAGCAGATAGAAATCCCGATATGTTTGGGTCACATTCCCAGTGCCAACTGAGtggtatgtacatacatatgtgtggaCAATCGTGCCGACATTCcaagtaaaataaaatcgaataaaacaccaaaaatgcaaaaggagAAGAATGTGGATGGCAATTGGTGGGAGCTGTGGAGGCGATGGCATCGATGGCGATTGCCAGTGCAAGGCTAAAGTACTCAAGTGCAATGCGAAACTGGAGTGATGATGAAAGGATGAGCATAGGGCACTGGCACAAGCACAATCGCAATCACACAATGCTCGCAATTGAAAACGCCACTCGAATCGCCGTCCCCAACTTTCCAGCCATCCTCCTCCACCGCATGCTCCATCTCCTCCTGCAAATGCACTCAATCGCACCAATGTCCAATTCCGAGACCAGTGTGAGTGACCATGAAAAGACCTCTGCTCTTGACCAAGGGCAGCTCCAAAGATCAATATCAATGGCACTGAGGCAGTTCCACAATTCGGTTTCAATGAAAGTATATGTGCTACTCAATCAATTCATGCTTTATCATCGGCATAGTCGAGATCCCCATAAATTTGCTATTCAAAATgtgttgcatttaaatatgttatatatatacttcttGAACTATTGAAAAGTACAAGTTTCAGATAACACTATCTCACATTTCTACATTTTCCCCTGCCCATTAAAATGAGATATATGTTGGGAGTAAGATAAGTCTAATATTCACTTCTGTAGAATCCGCTGGGATTCAGTGAGATTCTTATGAATATAGTTATAATATCTATTTGGATAAGTACTCACTTTTGCACTCGTTGGCATCGTTGTCGGTGGCCCTGCCCCAGGGTCTGTCGAAGTAAAAGGGTTTGCAGCGTTCGCATTCCGGTCCGGCGGTGTTGTGCTTGCAGGCGCAGGTCATGGTCAGTTTGGCGCTCATCTGGGTGCTGCGACCAAAGTGGTTGGCCAGCGAGGGGGCGGAGGGCGTGTCCTCGTCCTGGCCATCGTCCTGATCCGATAGGGCCGTTCCTGATCCCGAACTGACGGTGGCCACACACTCGGAGGCGTGACCATTGCACTTGCATCGTCCGCCGACGGCGAAATCCGATACGGCGTAATGCTGCGAAATGGGCAAGGTCACCGCGGAGGCGGCGGCAGAGGGGGCAGCTGTgctggggggcgtggccttGCTAGGTGGCGTCCCCTTGGGCGGCTGTTGTGGGGGCGTGGTGGCCGCCAGTTTGCTCTGGTAGTGCTTCTCATAGGCGCTGCCCTTGTGCTTGCCCTGCCTCTTAACAACCGATTCACCATCACTGGCATAGTCCAAATGCAGGTGATCGTCATCGAGTTCCAAATGCTTCTTGGGCTCCTCGTACTCATCGTACCCAGCATCGGCACTGTCGTTGTCCTGCAGATTGTAGTCGTACTCATCCTGCTCGCCGTCCAGTTCCAGATCCgcatcatcatcctcatcctcctcgcGACTGCCGCCCATCTCATCGCTAAAGGCATTCGCATTTTTCACCTTCAGCAATTGTGGTGGCAATTCAAGGCGATGGAATACCACTCTTATATCCGTGGCCGTCACCCAATCCTGCAGGACCAGCGAGGAGTCCAGATCATTGGCCGACGGACGACCCTCCAGGGTATTGAAGGCAAATCGCTGGGCAGCGCCGCCCGTATCATGTTGCGAATTGATGCATCTGGCCTCCTGCTCATTAAACTTGGAGATCTTGGCGCGATCCGGTCGTCCATAGAACTTTTGACACTGTGAGCTATAGAACTGGAAGGGTTGCCAGGTCTGTCCAAAATCCGAGCTCTTGAATATGGCCAGCGAATCGGGACGCGGCGAGCGGGGACAAAATGACAGCGATATATAGGTCAGCTCGTACTTCTTGCCCAGCGACAAGGTTAGGGTCACATTATCCGGCGGCGCACTGTCCGGGTCGTGGGGCACATTCACGGCACCCGATCGCCAGCAGGTCACATTACTGGGATTATTTAGATCGGTTAATGCCGCCGGACCGTACCGCTGCTGTTCGCATGAACGACACTCGCCGGCATTCCCGTCGCGCAACAGTTCGCAGTACCGCTCCGGCTGTTGGGCGCCACAAACGCTGGATGCCTGGACGGGATTCCCATAGGCGGCATTCACAAAGCTGGGCAGGCACTTGCGCGGCTTGCCCTCGAAGTAGCAGGGATCGTTGGAGGATATGCCGGCGGCCGAGGATCCGATGGCCAGTGCCAGGATAACGGGCAGGAGCAGGCCCATCCTTGTCCCTGTCGCTCTGACCCTGAATCGGAAAGTGGAAAACTATATAGTCGACGCTGATGGCGACTATCCTTGCCCTATAAGCTTCTCACATTCCCTACTTTTAATCAAAGGACACCTAACGGATAATCTTTTTTAATGCCAAGAACTTATAATTCATAACTCTATTGTACGAATTCcactaaatataaaattaaagcatattaaatttagtttatgactccgagcaaacaaaaattccTTAAAATTTTGTACATTACAACACTTAATTTCTTTTTCCTTGAGCACTTTCCTTTTACGTGCTATCAGTATTAAACTCTTAAACACCGTTGAGTtattcaacaaattttaacaATACACGTTTATATAAACCaacattttcactttatataagtCTTAAAAGCAAGTCGGACAAAAAGTAAAGGAACTTGactttttttaataacaagTTGAACTATCCAAAAATATGATTAGGCTCGTATGATGTTggaaaaatttgtaaaatcccttcctgttttcattttaattgaatttaatctttaattaTGAATTGGAAATATTCGAAGCTTATGGGGGATCGTTTGCGGCTTTTACGTACATTGGCTCGAATGCAAAATACCTCGTACTCTTTATCTCTTGCACTGTTTCTTCAATTGTTTATCAGAGGATAATGTGTATATATTGCTGTCTCGGTCACACACTCGCGAGGATCGATTCgcgtcggggtcaccaaacaaacaagcaacaaaaacaagacaCGGCGACGTCACTCGCGGCGTCACTGAGTCTGCCGCAACAGCATGCAACAGCTGCCAATTCTCAGTCTCAGTTTGGCTTCAGTCTATCCGATTCGGTGCGATACGATAATTCGATACGATACTCTAGATTCTACTGAAAAAGTTGGGCAATTCTTCAATCCCAAAGCCGATTCTCCGGGCTGCGTTGCCACTCGGTCAACGGCCAGCGTGTTTCTGTTCGCCGCGGCGACGTCCTCGCGCCAATTGCCCCCAAAAAGGTCCTGCAAAAGTCTCGTTTCCTCTCGTTTGGTTccgattcgtttcgtttcgattctcTCGTCCTGGCGCACTGAATATTCAAAGGAGGCTGGTGCTCCTTCCTTGTCGCACCACTCCCACTCTCGTTCTCTATTTCGCTCACTCTCGCACTCTCAAACAACAGAGTgtaactgaaaaaaaaaacaacaacaacgaaggCCCGACGCGCACTTCGGTTGAATTCGATTTCGTACCGCCTCGAAAACGCCTCGGAATCGCTTTGTAATCGCTCGCTTGCGCCGCTCAATGCTGTTCACCTGGCAAACGCTCGGTCGAAACTGTTTgcgtttgctttgctttgcttttggtttgccGGAGAGAGGGCAACATTTGGTGATGCTGCTTGGCAACATTATTGCTGCCGCAACATTGATGCAGACTGAATGTCACAAAATGATGCTGGAAATTCTGGAAATTACTCTCTTTCTTTTCTCTTTAACtcttattcaaaaatattatctTCTTATATTctattagtttatttttaatgtgcaATGCATTTCTAGCTTAttcttaaacaaaaacaattgtaACCGTTATAAACTTCGATTATTCCAAGATCCAATGTTGCTGGATGCTGGTCGTGTTCCTGGGAGCAGTCTGCAACATTTGTTGCTGGCTCTCTCAGCGAGACTGGCATCATGTTGCTGTCGATTCTCACTGTGTTGATAAGGGACTCAATAAATATGTCAGAAATATGAGATCTATGAACTCTCAATCTAGGAAAGCAGCTTTATctatcatttaaataatttaatgttCTTATTTACCATAAATATACTTCTTCTTCGTAATTAACATTCTATTGATACAATTATTTCTCAGCAGACGTATAATTATCCTTCAAAGATatgttttttgattataagattactatttatatattgaaataCTTAAATTGATACCTACTTTcccttttaaatattttgcacacGAAACCTTATGGAAAATAAACCTACCTTACTCGATTTCAGGTCGCACCTTCCTCACAACAAAGACCCCGATCTCAAAACTTCCGCTGTCATGATTCCGTTTCAAAAAACCACTCATTCACAAATGCTAATCGCAGACGGAGgagatatacatacatatgtacatacttatACATACGCACATAAGTGCATGTGGGAATAAGAGTCAACTTCAGATGGAGAAGACACTG
This Drosophila simulans strain w501 chromosome X, Prin_Dsim_3.1, whole genome shotgun sequence DNA region includes the following protein-coding sequences:
- the LOC6725954 gene encoding netrin-B — translated: MVRATGTRMGLLLPVILALAIGSSAAGISSNDPCYFEGKPRKCLPSFVNAAYGNPVQASSVCGAQQPERYCELLRDGNAGECRSCEQQRYGPAALTDLNNPSNVTCWRSGAVNVPHDPDSAPPDNVTLTLSLGKKYELTYISLSFCPRSPRPDSLAIFKSSDFGQTWQPFQFYSSQCQKFYGRPDRAKISKFNEQEARCINSQHDTGGAAQRFAFNTLEGRPSANDLDSSLVLQDWVTATDIRVVFHRLELPPQLLKVKNANAFSDEMGGSREEDEDDDADLELDGEQDEYDYNLQDNDSADAGYDEYEEPKKHLELDDDHLHLDYASDGESVVKRQGKHKGSAYEKHYQSKLAATTPPQQPPKGTPPSKATPPSTAAPSAAASAVTLPISQHYAVSDFAVGGRCKCNGHASECVATVSSGSGTALSDQDDGQDEDTPSAPSLANHFGRSTQMSAKLTMTCACKHNTAGPECERCKPFYFDRPWGRATDNDANECKMCQCNGHARRCRFNLELYKLSGRVSGGVCYNCQHDTTGRYCHYCREGYYRDATKPPNHRKVCKRCDCHPVGSTGKTCNHLSGQCPCKEGVTGLTCNRCARGYQQTRSHVAPCIKVPTNANMIQAESAGGGGGGGTGDYKDGGGSQVEEMKKYCGKCKASPKKLNLNKFCMEDYAILAKVIGHDRASQDISTEKFSIERQNEIYKYEINIQTIFKRNPMSGTTSSLLGRGNMMLLVPRKSIECQCPKIKLNKSYLILGRDSEAAPGYLAIGPSSVVLEWKDEWSLRMKRFQRRARKCS